CCACTAATTCTCTTTGTAAATCAGATACAGAAAGTCCATTAATAACAGGTCCAATTAATGTTAGCTTTGTGGGATGACGTCGATTCATTTTTTCGGTTAGCTTGAGCATGTTGCCCAATCCTCGATCTTCACTTATCCCACCAATAAATATCAGCTTGATGATTTTTGAATTATCATCTAAGGCTCTACTTGCGACCTTTTGAGTTGCAACCAAAGGGGCATTATCTATTAACGTAGATGAACAAAACTTCTTTTCTTGCGATTTTTGAGTCACGATAAACCCATCGCATACATTGTGCAAAAATAATTCTAAGCTACTCACTAAAAAAGACAATGGGCGACGTAAAGCTTGAGGAACCCATCCCCTAACTAAAACCTTCCTTGAAAAATCTTCATGAGTGTCGTATATCACCTTCTTGCGTAATAATTTAAGAACCATTGCAATAAAAATAGTATCAGGGTTGTGCAAGTGATATATATCTGCATTAAATCTTAAAATACGATACAAAATATAAGGTTGTAAAAGAAATCGCTGAAAGCGACTTTTGTATTTAAGTTCGAGCTTTTTCACTCTATCTAATAGGACTTCATTTTCCGGAGAAGAACTGGCTTGTCCAACCAAGAAAAAACTAGTATATGGAAATTCACTCAATAATGAGGAAAATTCTTTTCTATAAACTCTAATGTCTGTGAACTTATGAACAGGACTCAGAATACAAATTTTACGCATACTTACTTCGAACACCCCAATTAATTCTGAACAACAAATAGACAACAGGTAGCCAATATGAAGAGCGAGACAAAACGATTGACTTAATTTCTAAGGAATTGAAAACCCCCATAGCAAAAAAACCAAACCACACCAAAATTAAGCAATGAAAAACGGTACGAAATCTCATAAAGTAACAGTCTACTTTAGAGAAAATAAAGCCATAAACAAAACAACACATAATAACACCTGGAAGCCCCAATTGATAATAGCCATATGTCAATAGGTCGACAATAATCCCAGTACCTTCTGGAGGTTTGAAGTTTATCGTATTAATTTTTGTAGGGTTTACAGTATGCGGAAATAGATTCTTTTCCAATCCTCCTGGTAGTAACTCTAAAAGAGAAGATACTATATCTTGGAAATAAAGAATGCTAGAAGTACCACTTCCCAAGGTGAAACTATGTACTTTAAGGAGATTAACATAAACATGTGAAAATTCCTTAGCCAATAATAATAGAACTTTATCAATGTCTGTATTAAAGAAATAAGCTTCTCCAGCTAACATGGAAAAAAAATCATTGCCATACAGTGCTAACAACAAGCCAACAACAAGAAATGGAAGTAACCTTATCAAACTAAATCTATTTTTATATGATAAGTAACCTAATAATAAAGTTCCCAAAAATACAACTATATTTGCGCGGCCAGCATTAATCAAAAGAAACAAGAACGTGAAAGAAAAGAACAACAAAAACAAAATCAAGTCAATTTTTTTTCTTGTTACTAAGAATAGGCCGAAACTGAATATAGCAACTGGCTGAACCAATGGGTAGACGTAGCGCAACGCAGTATATGACGACACAGCTCCATCATGTCTTCTCACTAAACTAGCGCTTAATATTGTCTCCATTATCCCTCCAAAACTGTTAATATAAACTAACAATGCGACAGCAGAAATCGGACCAAAAATGAAGCAAAAAGCACGAGCCTTTTTTACGTATCGAAAACCTTCGTTGACAGATAACCCATTAAGGGTTGACCTATTTTTTCCAGACTTATATCCAACCAGAATTGAAATATAACCCAATAAGCAGATTATAGATGTTGAAAAAATAGAATCGCGCTGAAAATCTGTAATTGCTATGTGTGCGGGTATCCAGTACAACTCATTTACAAAGCGATCAAAGACAAATATATATATAAGTGGTATTAACCCCAAATACAATCCACAACAAGAATTAATTATAAAATAACAGCTAACCCTTTTAATTCTAACACCATAAAAAAACAATAAAGTAAATGAAAGAACGAAAATTAAACAATGTAACAACACACCGACTTCGAAATAATCCATACTAGTTATCAATGGCTCGAAAACTTGACAATAACGAAAGAACCTGAATTTTTTCTATACCGCCATAGTCATGAAAAAGCCTTGAAACATCATTTTTTAAATTTTCGTCTCTTACTAAATGAATATTCTCGTTATAATAGTTACCGACAAACTCAGATAGATATTTTTTTTCTGATAACCAATAGTCTATTGGATTCATATGATTTTTTGTATGCATCCCTCTGAATTGCACGCCAGCCATCTTATAAAGAAATATATTAATCCATTGTTTCAGTGTATAACTCTTGTTCTTAAAACTATATGTTCTTGTAGACAGACTACTACCTGTTTTCTCCCATATATAAGCAGCAGATTCAGGATGCTTAGTCATAATCCAATCTTTATACAACGAGTGGCCAAAGCGCAGCTCGGGTGGGATTTTCAGAGAGTTTTCTAAAAACTCTCGATTGTAAAAAGGAGAAAACGTTTCGGTACGCTGATTTATAGGTAACAAACCTTTGTTAATTCCAGAGAAACCTCGATTGTAAAAATTAAATATTTCTTGATTCGGGTATAGATCTGTGTCTAATTCTATGTGGTGAGAAAACTCGTCGCTAAAAGCACCATCCCCTTTAGATATATTCTTGGAGAAATTTCTGTCGTTGTAGTAGGTACCCAACACAACGTCGCCAAGTTGCCCTGTATGTAATAACCCAAAAGAATCAAAATCTAAAAGACGATAAAAGCTATGACCGTGAGCAAGCCCGAAAACGAGTACATTTCCACCCGAGAACGAGGTAACCTCATCTACATGTTTTAAAAAACTTCCATTATCAAGAGCTTTAAATATCCAGTCGTGGCCAAGGTCTGCCGCTATTTTCTTTGCGATGGTTTCATCCAAGTAGTCGCTTTGACTAAATGTAAAATTAGTCTGGTCCATGTAACCACGCTTATGAGCAACCATAGAGACCATTCTAGAGTCTAATCCACCACTGAGACCTACTAAGTGTTTTTTCCCCAAGCTTATATCATGCTCAAATTGTTGATCAATTGCTGCGCAAAAGTATTCATCAATAACTTCGATTGCATCTTCCCGACTTATAGAATAGTCGGGCTTGTTAGACAACTTGTAAAATACACACTCACTAACCGTCGAATTTCTTATCTTAAGTAAACACCCTGGATAAATAATATTCAAATTTTTGTAAATAGTTTCGCCGGCTAATGAATAGCCGTACGAAAGTAGGCTGTAAGCCCCTCTGTTTGATATTTCCAATAACCCAGCATCAGCATAACGATTAAACTCCCTAAGCATGCTAAAGCTATTGGAGGCAACAAAGCGCTTTTCGTCTCCTCCATAATAAACAGGCTTGGTTCCAATAAAATCGGAAAAAACAAACAATTCTTTATCATGTTTGTCAAAAACAAACCCACTAAAACTGCCACTGATTTCTGACAAATACTCAAAACCGTACTTACAATACATCTTTAAAAATTTACAGGAACCATTATATTTTTTGAATAACAGCTCACCATCGAACAATAAACCAGAAAAGAAAACATAGTATTTTTCATTTTCAAACTTATAATGACTAGTGTTGGCTTTTTTCTCGCCGATAAACACTCTATAATCAAAAAACCTCGCTGTTTCTTTCCAAAAACAATCAACAGTACTAAAGCGCTTACATCTAGTAATCAAAAAATCTGTCACTTTAGCTTCCTCATCAAAACAAAAAAAGATACTAAACTAGAGAAAAGAATAACTGCGCTAGTAGAAATACTAGCACCTACAATACCCAGTTTAGGAATAAGATAATAATTAAGAGCCAAATTTCCAATTCCAAATACAATCGAAACGATTACATTAACTGTAGCATAACCTTTCGCATTAAGTATGTTACCGATAGGCACTCTCAACAAATATGATGATGCAAGAGCGATAGTTAGAACTTTAAGTGAAACACTGCCAGATTGAGAGTCATATCCAAATAAAAATGTTAACATTTCTTCGGAAAAAAAGGCAATGGCCAAAATGGAGAATACCAATATAGGTGTAACCGACAATAAGTAACCTTTGTAATAACTAATAGTTTCTGACTTGCTTAATTTGGCGAGATGTACAAAATCAGAAGTCATGATAACTCCTGGTATAAAAAGTAGA
The Agarivorans aestuarii DNA segment above includes these coding regions:
- a CDS encoding glycosyltransferase; protein product: MSEFPYTSFFLVGQASSSPENEVLLDRVKKLELKYKSRFQRFLLQPYILYRILRFNADIYHLHNPDTIFIAMVLKLLRKKVIYDTHEDFSRKVLVRGWVPQALRRPLSFLVSSLELFLHNVCDGFIVTQKSQEKKFCSSTLIDNAPLVATQKVASRALDDNSKIIKLIFIGGISEDRGLGNMLKLTEKMNRRHPTKLTLIGPVINGLSVSDLQRELVGNRAVSYLGVLEQERAFDILKQSHLGLILFNDVADYADICPNKIFEYLSCGVPFVASDFDVWKSYFDDRELGVFFDVNKELDSLAQSLIELFTNRDKYNAFKQDSLDFVRNTYNWHSSEEHKLFALYQRVMEK
- a CDS encoding O-antigen polymerase, whose translation is MDYFEVGVLLHCLIFVLSFTLLFFYGVRIKRVSCYFIINSCCGLYLGLIPLIYIFVFDRFVNELYWIPAHIAITDFQRDSIFSTSIICLLGYISILVGYKSGKNRSTLNGLSVNEGFRYVKKARAFCFIFGPISAVALLVYINSFGGIMETILSASLVRRHDGAVSSYTALRYVYPLVQPVAIFSFGLFLVTRKKIDLILFLLFFSFTFLFLLINAGRANIVVFLGTLLLGYLSYKNRFSLIRLLPFLVVGLLLALYGNDFFSMLAGEAYFFNTDIDKVLLLLAKEFSHVYVNLLKVHSFTLGSGTSSILYFQDIVSSLLELLPGGLEKNLFPHTVNPTKINTINFKPPEGTGIIVDLLTYGYYQLGLPGVIMCCFVYGFIFSKVDCYFMRFRTVFHCLILVWFGFFAMGVFNSLEIKSIVLSRSSYWLPVVYLLFRINWGVRSKYA
- a CDS encoding asparagine synthase-related protein, which encodes MTDFLITRCKRFSTVDCFWKETARFFDYRVFIGEKKANTSHYKFENEKYYVFFSGLLFDGELLFKKYNGSCKFLKMYCKYGFEYLSEISGSFSGFVFDKHDKELFVFSDFIGTKPVYYGGDEKRFVASNSFSMLREFNRYADAGLLEISNRGAYSLLSYGYSLAGETIYKNLNIIYPGCLLKIRNSTVSECVFYKLSNKPDYSISREDAIEVIDEYFCAAIDQQFEHDISLGKKHLVGLSGGLDSRMVSMVAHKRGYMDQTNFTFSQSDYLDETIAKKIAADLGHDWIFKALDNGSFLKHVDEVTSFSGGNVLVFGLAHGHSFYRLLDFDSFGLLHTGQLGDVVLGTYYNDRNFSKNISKGDGAFSDEFSHHIELDTDLYPNQEIFNFYNRGFSGINKGLLPINQRTETFSPFYNREFLENSLKIPPELRFGHSLYKDWIMTKHPESAAYIWEKTGSSLSTRTYSFKNKSYTLKQWINIFLYKMAGVQFRGMHTKNHMNPIDYWLSEKKYLSEFVGNYYNENIHLVRDENLKNDVSRLFHDYGGIEKIQVLSLLSSFRAIDN